The proteins below come from a single Aquarana catesbeiana isolate 2022-GZ linkage group LG12, ASM4218655v1, whole genome shotgun sequence genomic window:
- the LOC141113562 gene encoding uncharacterized protein, with translation MDQNNREPEPMETNDSISSQDQENMEEARGRRQNKKTKKSKDKVFLKQTIRASGATFLEVFQNLLIETHATGEDVFLYMQRVYHSIFFFGHINDPQVKPEEFVPAREWKYIEKVFEKPLAEYKTHVPSQTPYSILLEYITKIYHGERESVLKELEKRNQEFLVKFYDDEKNQLRPEHFALSAAVICHSCVNDPDCVNTYGSSIAYKGKVPRRIMIAISTLLVWDKVISYEVRCGESGHGIQFPNDVCCYSYKFDTTTLTYEPTSPCTKCKKMYLVNFVPKFEKTCKQEDWRYGNCAETESLSNLLHYNENIRRTVHTYDDNEEIVSRETIINRFTNEHRDKLQKEVKNLLESSKFKVIQNVLVLFTPAELSFYQQN, from the exons ATGGACCAAAATAACAGAGAACCCGAACCCATGGAGACAAATGATTCCATCTCTTCACAGGACCAG GAAAACATGGAAGAGGCGAGGGGAcggag GCaaaataaaaagaccaaaaaaagtAAGGATAAAGTCTTCTTGAAACAAACTATCAGAGCTAGTGGAGCAACTTTCCTAGAAGTCTTCCAAAATCTCCTGATTGAAACACATGCTACGGGGGAGGACGTCTTTCTGTATATGCAAAGG GTGTATCATTCCATCTTCTTTTTTGGACATATAAATGACCCACAAGTCAAACCCGAGGAATTTGTTCCTGCCAGGGAATGGAAATACATAGAAAAAGTGTTTGAAAAGCCTTTAGCAGAATACAAAACACACGTGCCATCTCAGACGCCATACTCCATCCTCTTGGAATAT ATTACCAAGATTTATCATGGAGAGAGAGAATCCGTCTTGAAAGAACTGGAGAAGAGGAACCAGGAGTTTCTGGTTAAGTTTTACGACGATGAAAAAAACCAACTTAGACCCGAACATTTTGCACTGTCCGCTGCTGTCATTTGTCACAGCTGTGTTAATGATCCCGACTGTGTCAATACCTACGGTTCATCCATAGCCTACAAAGGCAAAGTGCCTAGAAGGATAATGATTGCCATATCTACCCTGCTTGTGTGGGACAAAGTCATCTCCTACGAAGTGAGATGTGGAGAAAGTGGTCATGGCATTCAGTTCCCCAACGACGTGTGCTGTTATTCCTACAAGTTTGATACCACTACTCTAACATACGAGCCGACTTCACCctgtactaaatgtaaaaaaatgtatcttGTTAACTTTGTTCCCAAGTTTGAGAAAACCTGCAAACAAGAAGACTGGAGATATGGCAACTGTGCGGAAACAGAGTCTCTAAGTAATCTGTTACATTATAACGAGAACATAAGAAGAACGGTACATACTTATGATGATAACGAAGAGATTGTGAGTAGAGAGACCATAATAAATAGATTCACCAATGAACACAGGGATAAATTGCAGAAAGAGGTTAAAAACCTCCTCGAATCTTCCAAATTCAAGGTAATCCAGAATGTTCTGGTATTGTTCACGCCTGCTGAACTATCCTTCTACCAGCAAAATTAA